From a single Callithrix jacchus isolate 240 chromosome 5, calJac240_pri, whole genome shotgun sequence genomic region:
- the POSTN gene encoding periostin isoform X8: MIPFLPTFSLLLLFVVNPANTNGHYDKILAHSRIRGRDQGPNVCALQQILGTKKKYFSTCRNWYQGAICGKKATVLYECCPGYMRMEGMRGCPAVMPIDHVYGTLGIVGATTTQRYSDVSKLREEIEGEGSFTYFAPSNEAWDNLDSDIRRGLESNVNVELLNALHSHMVDKRMLTKDLKNGMIVPSMYNNLGLFINHYPNGVVTVNCARIIHGNQIATNGVVHVIDRVLTQIGNSIQDFVEAEDELSSFRAAAITSDILEALGREGHFTLFAPTNEAFERLPRGVLERIMGDKVASEALMKYHILNTLQCSEAIMGGAVFETLEGNTIEIGCDGDSITVNGIKMVNKKDIVTNNGVIHLIDQVLIPDSAKQVMELAGKQQSTFTDLVAQLGLASALKPNGEYTLLAPVNNAFSDDTLSMDQRLLKLILQNHILKVKVGLNELYNGQKLETMGGKHLRVFVYRTSVCIENSCMVRGSKLGRNGAIHIFREIIKPAEKSLHEKLRQDKRFSTFLSLLEAADLKEVLTQPGDWTLFVPTNDAFKGMTSEEKEFLMRDKNALQNIILYHLTPGVFIGKGFEPGVTNILKTTQGSKIFLKGANDTLLVNELKSKESDILTTNGVIHVVDKLLYPADIPVGNDRLLEILNKLIKHIQIKFVRGSTFKEIPMTVYKPVIKKYTKIIDGVPVEITEKETREERIITGPEIKYTRISTGGGETEETLKKLLQEDTPVRKLQANKRVQGSRRRSREGHYQ; the protein is encoded by the exons ATGATTCCCTTCTTACCCACGTTTTCTCTACTATTGCTGTTTGTTGTTAACCCTGCAAACACCAATGGTCATTATGACAAGATCTTGGCTCATAGTCGTATCAGGGGCCGGGATCAAGG CCCAAATGTCTGTGCCCTTCAACAGATTTTGGGtaccaaaaagaaatatttcagcaCTTGTAGGAACTGGTATCAAGGTGCCATCTGTGGAAAGAAAGC GACTGTGTTATATGAATGTTGCCCTGGTTATATGAGAATGGAAGGAATGAGAGGCTGCCCTGCAG TCATGCCCATTGACCATGTTTATGGCACACTGGGCATCGTGGGAGCCACCACAACACAGCGGTATTCTGACGTCTCAAAACTGAGGGAGGAGATCGAGGGAGAGGGATCCTTCACTTACTTTGCACCGAGTAATGAGGCTTGGGACAACCTGGATTCT GATATCCGTAGAGGTTTGGAGAGCAATGTGAATGTTGAATTACTGAACGCTTTACATAGCCACATGGTTGATAAGAGAATGTTGACCAAGGACTTAAAAAATGGCATGATTGTTCCTTCAATGTATAACAATTTGGGACTTTTCATTAACCATTATCCTAATGGG GTTGTCACCGTTAATTGTGCTCGAATCATCCATGGGAACCAGATTGCAACAAATGGCGTTGTCCATGTCATTGATCGTGTCCTCACCCAAATTGGTAACTCAATTCAAGACTTCGTTGAAGCAGAAGATGAACTTTCATCTTTTAGA gcagcTGCCATCACATCGGACATACTGGAAGCCCTTGGAAGAGAAGGTCACTTCACACTCTTTGCTCCCACCAATGAGGCTTTTGAGAGACTCCCACGAGGTGTCCTAGAAAGGATCATGGGAGACAAAGTGGCTTCTGAAG CTCTCATGAAGTACCACATCTTAAATACGCTCCAGTGTTCTGAGGCTATTATGGGAGGAGCAGTCTTTGAGACACTGGAAGGAAATACAATTGAGATAGGATGCGACGGTGACAGTATAACAGTAAACGGAATCAAAATGGTGAACAAAAAGGATATTGTGACAAATAACGGTGTGATCCATTTGATTGATCAGGTTCTCATTCCTGATTCTG CCAAACAAGTTATGGAGCTGGCTGGAAAACAGCAAAGCACTTTCACAGATCTTGTGGCCCAGTTAGGCTTGGCATCCGCTCTGAAGCCAAATGGAGAATACACCTTGCTGGCACCTGTGAATAATGCATTTTCTG ATGATACTCTGAGCATGGATCAGCGCCTTCTTAAATTAATTCTGCAGAATCACATTTTGAAAGTAAAAGTTGGCCTTAATGAGCTTTacaatggacaaaaactggaaaccatGGGAGGCAAACATCTCAGAGTCTTTGTATATCGGACA tCTGTCTGCATTGAAAATTCATGCATGGTGAGAGGAAGTAAGCTAGGGAGAAACGGCGCTATTCACATATTCCGTGAGATCATCAAACCAGCAGAGAAATCTCTCCATGAAAAGTTAAGACAAGATAAGCGCTTTAG caccttcctcagcctactcgAAGCTGCAGACTTGAAAGAGGTCCTGACACAACCTGGAGACTGGACGTTATTTGTGCCAACCAATGATGCTTTTAAGGGAATGACGAGCgaagaaaaagaatttctgaTGC GGGATAAAAATGCTCTTCAAAACATCATTCTTTATCACCTGACACCAGGAGTTTTCATTGGAAAAGGATTTGAACCTGGTGTTACTAACATTTTAAAGACCACACAAGGAAGCAAAATCTTTCTGAAGGGA GCAAATGATACACTTCTGGTGAATGAATTGAAATCAAAAGAATCTGACATCTTGACAACAAATGGTGTAATTCATGTCGTAGATAAGCTCCTCTACCCAGCAG ACATACCTGTTGGAAATGATCGTCTGCTGGaaatacttaataaattaatCAAACACATCCAAATTAAG tttgttcgTGGTAGTACCTTCAAAGAAATCCCCATGACTGTCTATA AGCCAGTTATTAAGAAATACACCAAAATCATTGATGGAGTGCCTGTGGAAATAACTGAAAAAGAGACACGAGAAGAACGAATCATTACAG GTCCTGAAATAAAATACACTAGGATTTCTACCGGAGGTGGAGAAACAGAAGAAACTCTGAAGAAATTGTTGCAAGAAG ACACACCTGTGAGGAAGTTACAAGCCAATAAAAGAGTTCAAG GATCTAGAAGACGATCAAGGGAAGGTCATTACCAGTGA
- the POSTN gene encoding periostin isoform X5, translating to MIPFLPTFSLLLLFVVNPANTNGHYDKILAHSRIRGRDQGPNVCALQQILGTKKKYFSTCRNWYQGAICGKKATVLYECCPGYMRMEGMRGCPAVMPIDHVYGTLGIVGATTTQRYSDVSKLREEIEGEGSFTYFAPSNEAWDNLDSDIRRGLESNVNVELLNALHSHMVDKRMLTKDLKNGMIVPSMYNNLGLFINHYPNGVVTVNCARIIHGNQIATNGVVHVIDRVLTQIGNSIQDFVEAEDELSSFRAAAITSDILEALGREGHFTLFAPTNEAFERLPRGVLERIMGDKVASEALMKYHILNTLQCSEAIMGGAVFETLEGNTIEIGCDGDSITVNGIKMVNKKDIVTNNGVIHLIDQVLIPDSAKQVMELAGKQQSTFTDLVAQLGLASALKPNGEYTLLAPVNNAFSDDTLSMDQRLLKLILQNHILKVKVGLNELYNGQKLETMGGKHLRVFVYRTSVCIENSCMVRGSKLGRNGAIHIFREIIKPAEKSLHEKLRQDKRFSTFLSLLEAADLKEVLTQPGDWTLFVPTNDAFKGMTSEEKEFLMRDKNALQNIILYHLTPGVFIGKGFEPGVTNILKTTQGSKIFLKGANDTLLVNELKSKESDILTTNGVIHVVDKLLYPADIPVGNDRLLEILNKLIKHIQIKFVRGSTFKEIPMTVYRPTKTKVKIEGEPEFRLIKEGETITEVVHGEPVIKKYTKIIDGVPVEITEKETREERIITGPEIKYTRISTGGGETEETLKKLLQEDTPVRKLQANKRVQGSRRRSREGHYQ from the exons ATGATTCCCTTCTTACCCACGTTTTCTCTACTATTGCTGTTTGTTGTTAACCCTGCAAACACCAATGGTCATTATGACAAGATCTTGGCTCATAGTCGTATCAGGGGCCGGGATCAAGG CCCAAATGTCTGTGCCCTTCAACAGATTTTGGGtaccaaaaagaaatatttcagcaCTTGTAGGAACTGGTATCAAGGTGCCATCTGTGGAAAGAAAGC GACTGTGTTATATGAATGTTGCCCTGGTTATATGAGAATGGAAGGAATGAGAGGCTGCCCTGCAG TCATGCCCATTGACCATGTTTATGGCACACTGGGCATCGTGGGAGCCACCACAACACAGCGGTATTCTGACGTCTCAAAACTGAGGGAGGAGATCGAGGGAGAGGGATCCTTCACTTACTTTGCACCGAGTAATGAGGCTTGGGACAACCTGGATTCT GATATCCGTAGAGGTTTGGAGAGCAATGTGAATGTTGAATTACTGAACGCTTTACATAGCCACATGGTTGATAAGAGAATGTTGACCAAGGACTTAAAAAATGGCATGATTGTTCCTTCAATGTATAACAATTTGGGACTTTTCATTAACCATTATCCTAATGGG GTTGTCACCGTTAATTGTGCTCGAATCATCCATGGGAACCAGATTGCAACAAATGGCGTTGTCCATGTCATTGATCGTGTCCTCACCCAAATTGGTAACTCAATTCAAGACTTCGTTGAAGCAGAAGATGAACTTTCATCTTTTAGA gcagcTGCCATCACATCGGACATACTGGAAGCCCTTGGAAGAGAAGGTCACTTCACACTCTTTGCTCCCACCAATGAGGCTTTTGAGAGACTCCCACGAGGTGTCCTAGAAAGGATCATGGGAGACAAAGTGGCTTCTGAAG CTCTCATGAAGTACCACATCTTAAATACGCTCCAGTGTTCTGAGGCTATTATGGGAGGAGCAGTCTTTGAGACACTGGAAGGAAATACAATTGAGATAGGATGCGACGGTGACAGTATAACAGTAAACGGAATCAAAATGGTGAACAAAAAGGATATTGTGACAAATAACGGTGTGATCCATTTGATTGATCAGGTTCTCATTCCTGATTCTG CCAAACAAGTTATGGAGCTGGCTGGAAAACAGCAAAGCACTTTCACAGATCTTGTGGCCCAGTTAGGCTTGGCATCCGCTCTGAAGCCAAATGGAGAATACACCTTGCTGGCACCTGTGAATAATGCATTTTCTG ATGATACTCTGAGCATGGATCAGCGCCTTCTTAAATTAATTCTGCAGAATCACATTTTGAAAGTAAAAGTTGGCCTTAATGAGCTTTacaatggacaaaaactggaaaccatGGGAGGCAAACATCTCAGAGTCTTTGTATATCGGACA tCTGTCTGCATTGAAAATTCATGCATGGTGAGAGGAAGTAAGCTAGGGAGAAACGGCGCTATTCACATATTCCGTGAGATCATCAAACCAGCAGAGAAATCTCTCCATGAAAAGTTAAGACAAGATAAGCGCTTTAG caccttcctcagcctactcgAAGCTGCAGACTTGAAAGAGGTCCTGACACAACCTGGAGACTGGACGTTATTTGTGCCAACCAATGATGCTTTTAAGGGAATGACGAGCgaagaaaaagaatttctgaTGC GGGATAAAAATGCTCTTCAAAACATCATTCTTTATCACCTGACACCAGGAGTTTTCATTGGAAAAGGATTTGAACCTGGTGTTACTAACATTTTAAAGACCACACAAGGAAGCAAAATCTTTCTGAAGGGA GCAAATGATACACTTCTGGTGAATGAATTGAAATCAAAAGAATCTGACATCTTGACAACAAATGGTGTAATTCATGTCGTAGATAAGCTCCTCTACCCAGCAG ACATACCTGTTGGAAATGATCGTCTGCTGGaaatacttaataaattaatCAAACACATCCAAATTAAG tttgttcgTGGTAGTACCTTCAAAGAAATCCCCATGACTGTCTATA gacccacaaaaacaaaagtcaaaattgaagGTGAACCTGAATTCAGACTGATTAAAGAAGGTGAAACAATAACTGAAGTGGTCCATGGAG AGCCAGTTATTAAGAAATACACCAAAATCATTGATGGAGTGCCTGTGGAAATAACTGAAAAAGAGACACGAGAAGAACGAATCATTACAG GTCCTGAAATAAAATACACTAGGATTTCTACCGGAGGTGGAGAAACAGAAGAAACTCTGAAGAAATTGTTGCAAGAAG ACACACCTGTGAGGAAGTTACAAGCCAATAAAAGAGTTCAAG GATCTAGAAGACGATCAAGGGAAGGTCATTACCAGTGA
- the POSTN gene encoding periostin isoform X7 translates to MIPFLPTFSLLLLFVVNPANTNGHYDKILAHSRIRGRDQGPNVCALQQILGTKKKYFSTCRNWYQGAICGKKATVLYECCPGYMRMEGMRGCPAVMPIDHVYGTLGIVGATTTQRYSDVSKLREEIEGEGSFTYFAPSNEAWDNLDSDIRRGLESNVNVELLNALHSHMVDKRMLTKDLKNGMIVPSMYNNLGLFINHYPNGVVTVNCARIIHGNQIATNGVVHVIDRVLTQIGNSIQDFVEAEDELSSFRAAAITSDILEALGREGHFTLFAPTNEAFERLPRGVLERIMGDKVASEALMKYHILNTLQCSEAIMGGAVFETLEGNTIEIGCDGDSITVNGIKMVNKKDIVTNNGVIHLIDQVLIPDSAKQVMELAGKQQSTFTDLVAQLGLASALKPNGEYTLLAPVNNAFSDDTLSMDQRLLKLILQNHILKVKVGLNELYNGQKLETMGGKHLRVFVYRTSVCIENSCMVRGSKLGRNGAIHIFREIIKPAEKSLHEKLRQDKRFSTFLSLLEAADLKEVLTQPGDWTLFVPTNDAFKGMTSEEKEFLMRDKNALQNIILYHLTPGVFIGKGFEPGVTNILKTTQGSKIFLKGANDTLLVNELKSKESDILTTNGVIHVVDKLLYPADIPVGNDRLLEILNKLIKHIQIKFVRGSTFKEIPMTVYTTKIITKVVEPKIKVIESSLHPIIKTEEPVIKKYTKIIDGVPVEITEKETREERIITGPEIKYTRISTGGGETEETLKKLLQEDTPVRKLQANKRVQGSRRRSREGHYQ, encoded by the exons ATGATTCCCTTCTTACCCACGTTTTCTCTACTATTGCTGTTTGTTGTTAACCCTGCAAACACCAATGGTCATTATGACAAGATCTTGGCTCATAGTCGTATCAGGGGCCGGGATCAAGG CCCAAATGTCTGTGCCCTTCAACAGATTTTGGGtaccaaaaagaaatatttcagcaCTTGTAGGAACTGGTATCAAGGTGCCATCTGTGGAAAGAAAGC GACTGTGTTATATGAATGTTGCCCTGGTTATATGAGAATGGAAGGAATGAGAGGCTGCCCTGCAG TCATGCCCATTGACCATGTTTATGGCACACTGGGCATCGTGGGAGCCACCACAACACAGCGGTATTCTGACGTCTCAAAACTGAGGGAGGAGATCGAGGGAGAGGGATCCTTCACTTACTTTGCACCGAGTAATGAGGCTTGGGACAACCTGGATTCT GATATCCGTAGAGGTTTGGAGAGCAATGTGAATGTTGAATTACTGAACGCTTTACATAGCCACATGGTTGATAAGAGAATGTTGACCAAGGACTTAAAAAATGGCATGATTGTTCCTTCAATGTATAACAATTTGGGACTTTTCATTAACCATTATCCTAATGGG GTTGTCACCGTTAATTGTGCTCGAATCATCCATGGGAACCAGATTGCAACAAATGGCGTTGTCCATGTCATTGATCGTGTCCTCACCCAAATTGGTAACTCAATTCAAGACTTCGTTGAAGCAGAAGATGAACTTTCATCTTTTAGA gcagcTGCCATCACATCGGACATACTGGAAGCCCTTGGAAGAGAAGGTCACTTCACACTCTTTGCTCCCACCAATGAGGCTTTTGAGAGACTCCCACGAGGTGTCCTAGAAAGGATCATGGGAGACAAAGTGGCTTCTGAAG CTCTCATGAAGTACCACATCTTAAATACGCTCCAGTGTTCTGAGGCTATTATGGGAGGAGCAGTCTTTGAGACACTGGAAGGAAATACAATTGAGATAGGATGCGACGGTGACAGTATAACAGTAAACGGAATCAAAATGGTGAACAAAAAGGATATTGTGACAAATAACGGTGTGATCCATTTGATTGATCAGGTTCTCATTCCTGATTCTG CCAAACAAGTTATGGAGCTGGCTGGAAAACAGCAAAGCACTTTCACAGATCTTGTGGCCCAGTTAGGCTTGGCATCCGCTCTGAAGCCAAATGGAGAATACACCTTGCTGGCACCTGTGAATAATGCATTTTCTG ATGATACTCTGAGCATGGATCAGCGCCTTCTTAAATTAATTCTGCAGAATCACATTTTGAAAGTAAAAGTTGGCCTTAATGAGCTTTacaatggacaaaaactggaaaccatGGGAGGCAAACATCTCAGAGTCTTTGTATATCGGACA tCTGTCTGCATTGAAAATTCATGCATGGTGAGAGGAAGTAAGCTAGGGAGAAACGGCGCTATTCACATATTCCGTGAGATCATCAAACCAGCAGAGAAATCTCTCCATGAAAAGTTAAGACAAGATAAGCGCTTTAG caccttcctcagcctactcgAAGCTGCAGACTTGAAAGAGGTCCTGACACAACCTGGAGACTGGACGTTATTTGTGCCAACCAATGATGCTTTTAAGGGAATGACGAGCgaagaaaaagaatttctgaTGC GGGATAAAAATGCTCTTCAAAACATCATTCTTTATCACCTGACACCAGGAGTTTTCATTGGAAAAGGATTTGAACCTGGTGTTACTAACATTTTAAAGACCACACAAGGAAGCAAAATCTTTCTGAAGGGA GCAAATGATACACTTCTGGTGAATGAATTGAAATCAAAAGAATCTGACATCTTGACAACAAATGGTGTAATTCATGTCGTAGATAAGCTCCTCTACCCAGCAG ACATACCTGTTGGAAATGATCGTCTGCTGGaaatacttaataaattaatCAAACACATCCAAATTAAG tttgttcgTGGTAGTACCTTCAAAGAAATCCCCATGACTGTCTATA CAACTAAAATTATAACCAAAGTTGTGGAACCAAAAATTAAAGTGATTGAAAGTAGTCTTCATCCTATTATCAAAACTGAAG AGCCAGTTATTAAGAAATACACCAAAATCATTGATGGAGTGCCTGTGGAAATAACTGAAAAAGAGACACGAGAAGAACGAATCATTACAG GTCCTGAAATAAAATACACTAGGATTTCTACCGGAGGTGGAGAAACAGAAGAAACTCTGAAGAAATTGTTGCAAGAAG ACACACCTGTGAGGAAGTTACAAGCCAATAAAAGAGTTCAAG GATCTAGAAGACGATCAAGGGAAGGTCATTACCAGTGA
- the POSTN gene encoding periostin isoform X2, translated as MIPFLPTFSLLLLFVVNPANTNGHYDKILAHSRIRGRDQGPNVCALQQILGTKKKYFSTCRNWYQGAICGKKATVLYECCPGYMRMEGMRGCPAVMPIDHVYGTLGIVGATTTQRYSDVSKLREEIEGEGSFTYFAPSNEAWDNLDSDIRRGLESNVNVELLNALHSHMVDKRMLTKDLKNGMIVPSMYNNLGLFINHYPNGVVTVNCARIIHGNQIATNGVVHVIDRVLTQIGNSIQDFVEAEDELSSFRAAAITSDILEALGREGHFTLFAPTNEAFERLPRGVLERIMGDKVASEALMKYHILNTLQCSEAIMGGAVFETLEGNTIEIGCDGDSITVNGIKMVNKKDIVTNNGVIHLIDQVLIPDSAKQVMELAGKQQSTFTDLVAQLGLASALKPNGEYTLLAPVNNAFSDDTLSMDQRLLKLILQNHILKVKVGLNELYNGQKLETMGGKHLRVFVYRTSVCIENSCMVRGSKLGRNGAIHIFREIIKPAEKSLHEKLRQDKRFSTFLSLLEAADLKEVLTQPGDWTLFVPTNDAFKGMTSEEKEFLMRDKNALQNIILYHLTPGVFIGKGFEPGVTNILKTTQGSKIFLKGANDTLLVNELKSKESDILTTNGVIHVVDKLLYPADIPVGNDRLLEILNKLIKHIQIKFVRGSTFKEIPMTVYRPTKTKVKIEGEPEFRLIKEGETITEVVHGEPVIKKYTKIIDGVPVEITEKETREERIITGPEIKYTRISTGGGETEETLKKLLQEEVTKVTKFIEGGDDHLFEDEEIKRLLQGDTPVRKLQANKRVQGSRRRSREGHYQ; from the exons ATGATTCCCTTCTTACCCACGTTTTCTCTACTATTGCTGTTTGTTGTTAACCCTGCAAACACCAATGGTCATTATGACAAGATCTTGGCTCATAGTCGTATCAGGGGCCGGGATCAAGG CCCAAATGTCTGTGCCCTTCAACAGATTTTGGGtaccaaaaagaaatatttcagcaCTTGTAGGAACTGGTATCAAGGTGCCATCTGTGGAAAGAAAGC GACTGTGTTATATGAATGTTGCCCTGGTTATATGAGAATGGAAGGAATGAGAGGCTGCCCTGCAG TCATGCCCATTGACCATGTTTATGGCACACTGGGCATCGTGGGAGCCACCACAACACAGCGGTATTCTGACGTCTCAAAACTGAGGGAGGAGATCGAGGGAGAGGGATCCTTCACTTACTTTGCACCGAGTAATGAGGCTTGGGACAACCTGGATTCT GATATCCGTAGAGGTTTGGAGAGCAATGTGAATGTTGAATTACTGAACGCTTTACATAGCCACATGGTTGATAAGAGAATGTTGACCAAGGACTTAAAAAATGGCATGATTGTTCCTTCAATGTATAACAATTTGGGACTTTTCATTAACCATTATCCTAATGGG GTTGTCACCGTTAATTGTGCTCGAATCATCCATGGGAACCAGATTGCAACAAATGGCGTTGTCCATGTCATTGATCGTGTCCTCACCCAAATTGGTAACTCAATTCAAGACTTCGTTGAAGCAGAAGATGAACTTTCATCTTTTAGA gcagcTGCCATCACATCGGACATACTGGAAGCCCTTGGAAGAGAAGGTCACTTCACACTCTTTGCTCCCACCAATGAGGCTTTTGAGAGACTCCCACGAGGTGTCCTAGAAAGGATCATGGGAGACAAAGTGGCTTCTGAAG CTCTCATGAAGTACCACATCTTAAATACGCTCCAGTGTTCTGAGGCTATTATGGGAGGAGCAGTCTTTGAGACACTGGAAGGAAATACAATTGAGATAGGATGCGACGGTGACAGTATAACAGTAAACGGAATCAAAATGGTGAACAAAAAGGATATTGTGACAAATAACGGTGTGATCCATTTGATTGATCAGGTTCTCATTCCTGATTCTG CCAAACAAGTTATGGAGCTGGCTGGAAAACAGCAAAGCACTTTCACAGATCTTGTGGCCCAGTTAGGCTTGGCATCCGCTCTGAAGCCAAATGGAGAATACACCTTGCTGGCACCTGTGAATAATGCATTTTCTG ATGATACTCTGAGCATGGATCAGCGCCTTCTTAAATTAATTCTGCAGAATCACATTTTGAAAGTAAAAGTTGGCCTTAATGAGCTTTacaatggacaaaaactggaaaccatGGGAGGCAAACATCTCAGAGTCTTTGTATATCGGACA tCTGTCTGCATTGAAAATTCATGCATGGTGAGAGGAAGTAAGCTAGGGAGAAACGGCGCTATTCACATATTCCGTGAGATCATCAAACCAGCAGAGAAATCTCTCCATGAAAAGTTAAGACAAGATAAGCGCTTTAG caccttcctcagcctactcgAAGCTGCAGACTTGAAAGAGGTCCTGACACAACCTGGAGACTGGACGTTATTTGTGCCAACCAATGATGCTTTTAAGGGAATGACGAGCgaagaaaaagaatttctgaTGC GGGATAAAAATGCTCTTCAAAACATCATTCTTTATCACCTGACACCAGGAGTTTTCATTGGAAAAGGATTTGAACCTGGTGTTACTAACATTTTAAAGACCACACAAGGAAGCAAAATCTTTCTGAAGGGA GCAAATGATACACTTCTGGTGAATGAATTGAAATCAAAAGAATCTGACATCTTGACAACAAATGGTGTAATTCATGTCGTAGATAAGCTCCTCTACCCAGCAG ACATACCTGTTGGAAATGATCGTCTGCTGGaaatacttaataaattaatCAAACACATCCAAATTAAG tttgttcgTGGTAGTACCTTCAAAGAAATCCCCATGACTGTCTATA gacccacaaaaacaaaagtcaaaattgaagGTGAACCTGAATTCAGACTGATTAAAGAAGGTGAAACAATAACTGAAGTGGTCCATGGAG AGCCAGTTATTAAGAAATACACCAAAATCATTGATGGAGTGCCTGTGGAAATAACTGAAAAAGAGACACGAGAAGAACGAATCATTACAG GTCCTGAAATAAAATACACTAGGATTTCTACCGGAGGTGGAGAAACAGAAGAAACTCTGAAGAAATTGTTGCAAGAAG AGGTCACCAAGGTCACCAAATTCATTGAAGGTGGTGATGATCATTTAtttgaagatgaagaaattaaaagactGCTTCAGGGAG ACACACCTGTGAGGAAGTTACAAGCCAATAAAAGAGTTCAAG GATCTAGAAGACGATCAAGGGAAGGTCATTACCAGTGA